A single genomic interval of Paenibacillus sp. J23TS9 harbors:
- a CDS encoding YhgE/Pip domain-containing protein, with product MKSISVFFKDMAATVRNRKLLISMVAVLCIPVMYAGLFLTAFWDPYGKMDQLPVAVVNTDTGAEYGDQSLHVGEELIDELKKSDDFAWKFVSREEAEKGMEEDKYYMTIVIPEDFSSKAATVLDEHPQPSEIIFEPNEGYNFLASQIGGTAVKEIRTKVSEKVTEAYSKTLFDQIKTVSDGLGEAGSGASDISDGAVKLDEGAAKLKENLSKMVAGTVKLQEGIQPLSNGAGDLQKGALSLKEGSSTLASGLGQLSSAHKQLEDGVVSAHQGSVQLKDGLTASEAGSAKLKAGLQSAVDGSSKLQAGLASTMDGSGKLQDGLKQSEAGSAKLAESMKTAEAGGAQVASGAQGVAQGLQQLAQSSPELAQNPAVQKLIAASQAVAKGSEQLHQGQQQLSEGASQLHKSQQQLSGGASSLHDGLQQLSGGATQLSQGATQLTTGVDQLHQGQQQLLQGAAQLEAGQSKLEDGMKLFGTKLADAANGSKQLSSGAAQIADGSGKLKGGMSQLGSGVSVLADGSKQLDTGAGQLTEGLGKLKDGSGELASKLNEAAKKTGEVKAGDENFQMFAEPVHIQENKFSNVPNYGTGFAPYFLSLGLFVGALISTIVIPMRDTSVMGASGFNRFISRTFSFVLMSVLQSLLSALVILYGLKLDVQSVPLFYLFTFITSLSFMFMIQAIVTWLDQPGRFVVIVLLIFQLTTSAGTFPLELIPDWMKSLNPLLPMTYSVKGFKAVISTGDFSLMWQQAAVLGAVGIVFLALTLVYFSMKSHKGILDQQQAPSVSA from the coding sequence ATGAAGTCAATATCTGTATTTTTCAAGGATATGGCTGCGACGGTCCGCAACCGGAAGCTGCTTATTTCCATGGTAGCTGTGCTCTGTATTCCGGTTATGTATGCCGGATTATTCCTGACAGCCTTCTGGGATCCTTACGGTAAAATGGATCAATTGCCAGTGGCGGTTGTCAATACGGACACCGGTGCAGAGTATGGAGACCAGTCGCTGCATGTTGGGGAAGAGCTTATTGATGAGCTAAAGAAAAGCGATGATTTTGCTTGGAAGTTTGTAAGCCGCGAGGAAGCGGAGAAGGGGATGGAGGAAGACAAGTATTATATGACGATTGTCATTCCTGAAGACTTTTCATCCAAAGCCGCGACAGTACTGGATGAGCATCCGCAGCCTTCCGAAATCATCTTCGAACCGAATGAAGGGTATAACTTCCTGGCTTCGCAAATCGGCGGAACAGCCGTAAAAGAAATCAGAACAAAGGTATCCGAGAAAGTAACCGAAGCTTATTCCAAGACATTGTTCGATCAAATCAAAACCGTATCAGATGGCCTCGGTGAAGCAGGCAGCGGGGCATCCGACATTTCAGACGGAGCTGTAAAGCTTGATGAAGGAGCTGCCAAGCTGAAAGAGAATTTGAGCAAAATGGTGGCAGGCACGGTTAAGCTTCAGGAAGGTATTCAGCCACTTTCTAATGGAGCAGGTGACCTGCAAAAAGGCGCCTTGAGCCTGAAGGAAGGTTCATCGACATTGGCAAGTGGTCTGGGTCAGCTGAGTTCAGCACATAAGCAGCTGGAAGATGGCGTTGTCTCCGCGCATCAGGGATCCGTACAATTAAAAGACGGACTGACCGCGTCTGAAGCCGGCAGTGCAAAATTGAAAGCGGGACTGCAATCCGCAGTAGACGGCAGCAGCAAGCTTCAAGCCGGGTTGGCATCGACAATGGATGGCAGCGGCAAGCTTCAGGATGGGCTGAAGCAATCGGAAGCAGGCAGCGCCAAGCTGGCCGAAAGCATGAAAACCGCAGAAGCTGGCGGGGCTCAAGTGGCATCGGGTGCCCAAGGCGTGGCACAGGGCTTGCAGCAGTTAGCTCAGTCAAGTCCGGAGCTTGCTCAAAACCCGGCAGTGCAAAAGCTGATCGCGGCAAGCCAGGCAGTAGCCAAAGGCAGCGAACAGCTGCATCAAGGGCAGCAGCAGCTCAGCGAAGGAGCTTCGCAGCTGCATAAGTCTCAACAGCAGCTTTCTGGCGGAGCCTCCAGTCTCCATGATGGATTGCAGCAGCTATCCGGTGGCGCGACCCAGCTCAGCCAAGGAGCAACGCAGCTGACAACAGGTGTGGATCAGCTGCATCAAGGACAGCAGCAGTTGCTTCAAGGAGCAGCCCAGCTCGAAGCAGGTCAATCCAAGCTGGAAGACGGAATGAAGCTGTTCGGCACGAAGCTGGCCGACGCGGCTAACGGCAGCAAGCAATTATCCAGCGGCGCAGCCCAAATCGCCGATGGTTCAGGCAAGCTGAAGGGCGGTATGAGCCAGCTCGGCAGCGGCGTATCTGTCTTAGCGGATGGATCGAAGCAGCTTGATACCGGGGCTGGCCAATTGACAGAAGGACTCGGCAAGCTGAAAGACGGTTCCGGAGAGCTGGCCTCTAAGCTGAATGAAGCAGCCAAGAAAACGGGTGAAGTTAAAGCCGGTGACGAGAACTTCCAAATGTTTGCGGAACCTGTTCATATCCAAGAGAATAAGTTCTCCAATGTACCGAATTATGGAACAGGTTTTGCGCCGTACTTCCTGTCTCTAGGGTTGTTTGTGGGTGCCTTGATTAGTACCATTGTTATTCCAATGAGAGATACATCTGTGATGGGTGCTTCCGGCTTCAACCGGTTCATCAGCCGGACATTCTCTTTCGTATTGATGAGTGTGCTTCAATCTTTATTGTCTGCTCTCGTCATCTTGTACGGATTGAAGCTTGATGTACAGAGCGTTCCGCTATTCTATCTCTTTACATTTATCACGAGCTTGTCCTTTATGTTTATGATTCAAGCCATTGTTACCTGGCTGGATCAGCCTGGACGTTTTGTTGTCATCGTACTTTTGATCTTCCAATTGACAACCAGTGCAGGTACCTTCCCGCTGGAGCTGATTCCAGACTGGATGAAGAGCCTCAATCCGCTTCTGCCAATGACATACAGTGTCAAAGGCTTCAAAGCGGTTATATCTACCGGCGATTTCTCATTGATGTGGCAGCAAGCTGCTGTACTCGGCGCCGTGGGCATTGTATTCCTGGCCCTGACGCTCGTATACTTCTCCATGAAATCGCATAAAGGCATTCTTGATCAGCAGCAAGCACCGAGCGTGTCCGCATAA
- a CDS encoding TetR/AcrR family transcriptional regulator → MPAVDRRKQILQAAAQSFALFGYKATTMDQVAKIANVGKGTIYTFFTNKEELFDEILYSVIVEMKGLAESKIRREHTFFENLYRVLDALLEFRDDHELFIKLSQEVRDVGTLKAREGIAKLERVILDYLEREIASALDHGEIKPCDPQVVAIVMFKLYIALTSDFNQIREPLGKDEIHHYIQLFLADGLAESS, encoded by the coding sequence ATGCCTGCGGTAGATCGTCGGAAGCAAATCCTTCAAGCGGCAGCGCAGTCTTTCGCCCTGTTTGGATATAAGGCGACGACGATGGATCAGGTGGCAAAAATTGCGAACGTGGGCAAAGGGACCATCTATACATTTTTCACCAACAAGGAAGAACTGTTTGATGAAATTTTGTACAGCGTGATCGTGGAGATGAAAGGACTTGCCGAGAGTAAAATCAGGCGGGAGCATACTTTTTTTGAGAACCTGTACAGGGTCTTGGACGCTTTGCTGGAATTCAGAGATGACCATGAGCTGTTCATCAAGCTGTCCCAAGAGGTCCGGGATGTCGGTACGCTCAAAGCCAGGGAAGGGATTGCCAAGCTGGAGCGTGTAATTTTGGATTATTTGGAGAGGGAAATCGCCTCTGCGCTTGACCATGGAGAAATCAAACCTTGTGATCCGCAAGTGGTTGCCATTGTCATGTTCAAGCTGTATATTGCTCTGACTTCCGATTTTAATCAGATACGGGAACCACTTGGCAAGGACGAAATTCATCATTATATCCAATTGTTTTTAGCAGATGGTCTGGCGGAGTCTTCCTGA